The following proteins are co-located in the Hydrogenophaga sp. RAC07 genome:
- a CDS encoding helix-turn-helix domain-containing protein, with protein MFRTEPVPLSRWIWKQRLDACRRDLADPRWREQGISDIAFSWGFNTAAHFSRSFREEYGVSPREWRHGVLPGARA; from the coding sequence CTGTTCCGCACCGAGCCGGTTCCCTTGTCGCGCTGGATCTGGAAGCAGCGGCTTGACGCCTGCCGACGAGATCTGGCCGACCCGCGATGGCGTGAGCAGGGCATCTCCGACATCGCTTTTTCCTGGGGCTTCAACACCGCGGCCCATTTCAGTCGCAGCTTCCGTGAAGAGTACGGCGTGTCGCCTCGTGAATGGCGACACGGCGTGCTGCCCGGCGCGCGCGCATGA
- a CDS encoding YheT family hydrolase: MNTDQFPYAAPWWLPGGNAQTLWAALASRRHFGPAPTWTRSRWSTPDGDFIDVDQARHTSRSGAPLLVLFHGLEGSSASQYAVAFADFAATHGLAFAVPHFRGCSGELNHAPRAYHSGDFEEIDWILKRFATEHPGRPLIAAGVSLGGNALMRWAAEMGASAGQRVRAVASICSPLDLAAGGHAIGRGFNRLVYTRMFMASMVPKALKKLEQHPGLFDRTALLAARDLFEFDNLFTAPLHGFRDTPDYWSRASAKPVLHQIRVPALALNARNDPFVPAASLPTPQQVGRHVTLWQPGQGGHVGFPVAHGVLGLPGNVRAMPDAVGHWLLSHL, encoded by the coding sequence TTGAACACCGACCAGTTTCCCTATGCCGCGCCTTGGTGGCTGCCCGGTGGCAATGCGCAGACCTTGTGGGCCGCGCTGGCCAGCCGGCGACACTTCGGACCGGCCCCCACGTGGACGCGCAGCCGCTGGAGCACACCCGATGGCGACTTCATCGACGTTGACCAGGCGCGGCACACCTCACGCAGTGGCGCGCCCTTGCTCGTGCTGTTCCATGGACTCGAGGGCTCTTCGGCCAGCCAGTACGCGGTGGCCTTCGCCGACTTTGCGGCCACCCACGGCCTGGCGTTCGCCGTGCCGCATTTCCGCGGCTGCTCGGGCGAACTCAACCATGCGCCACGGGCCTACCACTCGGGCGACTTTGAAGAGATCGACTGGATCCTCAAACGCTTTGCCACCGAACACCCCGGGCGGCCACTGATCGCCGCGGGTGTGTCGCTGGGCGGCAATGCGCTCATGCGCTGGGCGGCCGAGATGGGCGCGTCCGCCGGCCAGCGGGTGCGGGCCGTGGCGTCCATCTGTTCGCCGCTGGACCTGGCCGCGGGCGGCCATGCGATCGGCCGCGGCTTCAACCGGCTGGTCTACACCCGCATGTTCATGGCCAGCATGGTGCCCAAGGCCTTGAAGAAACTGGAGCAACACCCCGGCCTGTTCGACCGCACAGCCTTGCTGGCCGCGCGCGATTTGTTTGAATTCGACAACCTGTTCACCGCGCCGCTGCACGGCTTTCGCGACACGCCCGACTACTGGTCGCGCGCCTCGGCCAAACCGGTGCTGCACCAGATCCGCGTGCCCGCGCTGGCGCTCAACGCGCGCAACGATCCGTTCGTGCCCGCGGCTTCCTTGCCCACGCCGCAGCAGGTGGGCCGGCACGTGACGCTGTGGCAACCCGGGCAGGGCGGCCATGTCGGGTTTCCGGTGGCGCACGGTGTGCTGGGTCTGCCCGGTAATGTGCGCGCCATGCCCGATGCCGTGGGACACTGGTTGCTCTCTCACCTCTGA
- a CDS encoding F0F1 ATP synthase subunit epsilon has product MSTIRVDVVSAEASIFSGDAKFVALPGEAGELGILPGHIPLITRIKPGAVRIEKADGGEEFVFVAGGILEVQPHHITVLSDTAIRGKDLDEAKALDARKQAEEALKNAKSDIDLAKATSELAVMAAQIAALRKFRQKK; this is encoded by the coding sequence ATGAGCACCATCCGCGTCGATGTGGTGAGCGCCGAAGCTTCCATCTTTTCTGGCGATGCCAAGTTCGTGGCCCTGCCGGGTGAAGCGGGCGAGCTGGGCATCCTGCCTGGTCACATTCCGCTGATCACTCGCATCAAGCCCGGTGCCGTGCGCATCGAAAAAGCCGATGGCGGCGAAGAGTTCGTGTTTGTGGCCGGTGGCATTCTCGAAGTGCAGCCGCACCACATCACCGTGTTGTCCGACACCGCCATCCGCGGCAAGGACCTCGACGAAGCCAAGGCGCTGGATGCCCGCAAGCAGGCCGAAGAGGCCTTGAAAAACGCCAAGAGCGACATCGACTTGGCCAAGGCCACGTCGGAGTTGGCGGTCATGGCGGCCCAGATTGCCGCGCTGCGCAAGTTCCGCCAGAAGAAGTGA
- a CDS encoding c-type cytochrome produces the protein MSDHEHEHHTGPIKTPSQLLWTSFFAFVAPIFIIIGLVYTVTSGDKPAMGAADPELAVAQRIQRVGTVELRDANRPLASGEAVYAAQCVACHAAGVAGAPKFGDAAAWAPRIATGYEALLTSVLKGKGAMGAQGGGAYRDEELGRAVVHLANAAGGKFAVPEAAAPAAAAASAPAAEAPAAVVAAAPVAAAAPAAPAPAAMVAAGAGEALYKQACAVCHVAGVAGAPKFADKAAWAPRVALGLDGLTASVIKGKGAMPPKGGSAASDADIKMAVQYMLDAVK, from the coding sequence ATGAGCGACCACGAGCACGAACACCACACCGGCCCGATCAAGACACCTTCGCAGTTGCTGTGGACGTCGTTCTTTGCATTTGTCGCTCCCATCTTCATCATCATCGGGCTGGTTTACACCGTGACCTCGGGCGACAAGCCCGCCATGGGCGCGGCCGATCCCGAGCTCGCGGTCGCACAACGCATCCAGCGCGTGGGCACCGTGGAACTGCGCGACGCCAACCGGCCGCTTGCATCGGGTGAGGCCGTTTACGCCGCCCAGTGCGTCGCCTGCCATGCTGCAGGTGTGGCCGGTGCGCCGAAGTTCGGTGACGCGGCGGCCTGGGCGCCCCGCATCGCCACTGGTTACGAGGCGCTGCTGACCTCCGTGCTCAAAGGCAAGGGCGCCATGGGCGCTCAAGGTGGTGGCGCATACCGCGACGAAGAGCTGGGTCGTGCTGTGGTGCATCTGGCCAACGCCGCCGGGGGCAAGTTCGCCGTGCCTGAGGCGGCTGCTCCAGCAGCCGCTGCGGCATCGGCCCCGGCCGCAGAAGCACCTGCCGCCGTCGTGGCCGCTGCGCCGGTGGCAGCAGCGGCACCTGCTGCACCAGCTCCCGCCGCCATGGTGGCCGCTGGTGCCGGTGAAGCGCTCTACAAACAAGCTTGTGCCGTCTGCCATGTGGCCGGCGTCGCAGGTGCACCCAAGTTTGCAGACAAGGCTGCCTGGGCTCCCCGCGTGGCGTTGGGCCTTGACGGTCTGACGGCCAGCGTGATCAAGGGCAAGGGCGCCATGCCGCCCAAGGGCGGCTCGGCTGCGTCCGACGCCGACATCAAGATGGCGGTCCAGTACATGCTCGACGCGGTGAAGTAA
- a CDS encoding helix-turn-helix domain-containing protein: protein MGTGDIASQWGFSTQAHFARCFRAAYGQTPSDHRAASLPTAAAKKKKPRRLGRG from the coding sequence CTGGGAACAGGCGACATTGCCTCGCAATGGGGGTTCTCGACCCAGGCCCACTTCGCGCGCTGTTTTCGCGCCGCCTATGGGCAGACACCGTCGGACCACCGCGCCGCCTCGCTGCCCACAGCAGCGGCGAAAAAAAAGAAGCCCCGCCGGTTGGGGCGGGGCTGA
- a CDS encoding TPM domain-containing protein: protein MNKLLRFFKHRWMDRSDTVRAVPDDMAERIARRVAASEGRHTGEVRLCVEASLPLSYLWRVGRDAPLAQVVRERAITWFGRLRIWDTEHNNGVLIYVLLAEHAIEFVADRALSRRVSQAQWQAIVDRLGARLRSGEFEDGLTQALEEVSALLVLNFPAEPDAVRPNELPDAVVRR, encoded by the coding sequence ATGAACAAGCTGCTGCGTTTCTTCAAACACCGCTGGATGGACCGCTCGGACACCGTGCGGGCTGTGCCTGACGACATGGCCGAGCGCATCGCGCGCCGCGTCGCGGCCAGCGAAGGCCGGCACACTGGCGAAGTGCGCCTGTGCGTGGAGGCCTCCCTGCCGCTGAGCTACCTCTGGCGCGTGGGCCGCGACGCGCCGCTGGCGCAAGTGGTGCGCGAACGCGCCATCACCTGGTTCGGCCGTCTGCGCATCTGGGACACCGAGCACAACAATGGTGTGCTGATCTATGTGCTGCTGGCTGAACACGCCATCGAGTTCGTGGCCGATCGCGCGCTTTCGCGCCGAGTGAGCCAGGCGCAGTGGCAGGCCATCGTGGACCGACTCGGTGCGCGCCTGCGGTCGGGTGAATTCGAAGACGGGCTCACGCAGGCGCTGGAGGAAGTGTCGGCGTTGCTGGTGCTGAACTTTCCGGCCGAGCCCGACGCCGTGCGCCCCAACGAACTCCCCGACGCGGTGGTGCGCCGGTAG
- a CDS encoding YybH family protein — MRKPKLPPGSADDTEAAFYDALQHADIERLMACWADEDDIVCVHPGGPRLVGHAAVRSAFEAMFANGSVQAFPEKVRRLDAGACSVHSLVERVAVMTDDGPQHAWVVATNVYAKTAQGWRMVAHHASPGLRTEPPEVLTAKPVLH; from the coding sequence ATGCGAAAACCCAAACTCCCGCCCGGCTCGGCCGACGACACGGAAGCCGCCTTCTACGACGCTTTGCAACACGCCGACATCGAGCGCCTCATGGCCTGCTGGGCCGACGAGGACGACATTGTCTGCGTCCACCCCGGTGGTCCGCGGCTGGTGGGACATGCGGCGGTGCGCTCTGCGTTCGAGGCCATGTTCGCCAACGGCAGTGTGCAGGCTTTTCCCGAAAAAGTGCGGCGCCTGGACGCGGGCGCGTGCAGTGTGCATAGCCTGGTCGAACGCGTGGCCGTGATGACCGACGACGGCCCGCAGCACGCCTGGGTGGTCGCCACCAACGTGTACGCCAAGACCGCTCAAGGCTGGCGCATGGTCGCGCACCATGCCAGCCCGGGCCTGCGCACCGAGCCGCCCGAAGTGCTCACTGCGAAACCAGTCCTGCATTGA
- the atpD gene encoding F0F1 ATP synthase subunit beta: MSQVQGKIVQCIGAVVDVEFPRNQMPRVYDALKMEGSALTLEVQQQLGDGVVRTIALGSSDGLRRGMVVSNTAEPIMVPVGKATLGRIMDVLGAPIDERGPVDQTLTASIHRKAPAYDELSPSQELLETGIKVIDLICPFAKGGKVGLFGGAGVGKTVNMMELINNIAKAHSGLSVFAGVGERTREGNDFYHEMADSGVVNLENLGESKVAMVYGQMNEPPGNRLRVALTGLTIAESFRDEGRDVLFFVDNIYRYTLAGTEVSALLGRMPSAVGYQPTLAEEMGRLQERITSTKVGSITSIQAVYVPADDLTDPSPATTFAHLDSTVVLSRDIASLGIYPAVDPLDSTSRQLDPLVVGQEHYETARAVQNTLQRYKELRDIIAILGMDELAPEDKLAVARARKIQRFLSQPFHVAEVFTGSPGKYVTLAETIRGFKMITAGECDHLPEQAFYMVGTIDEAFEKAKKMA; this comes from the coding sequence ATGTCTCAAGTACAAGGCAAGATTGTTCAGTGCATTGGCGCCGTGGTCGACGTCGAATTTCCGCGCAACCAGATGCCGCGCGTTTACGACGCCCTGAAAATGGAAGGCTCCGCGCTGACGCTGGAAGTTCAGCAGCAACTGGGTGACGGCGTGGTCCGCACCATTGCGCTGGGTTCCTCCGACGGCCTGCGCCGCGGCATGGTGGTGAGCAACACCGCCGAACCCATCATGGTGCCCGTGGGCAAGGCCACGCTGGGTCGCATCATGGACGTGCTCGGCGCGCCCATCGACGAGCGCGGCCCGGTCGACCAGACCTTGACTGCCTCCATTCACCGCAAAGCCCCGGCCTATGATGAGCTGTCGCCTTCACAAGAGTTGCTGGAAACCGGCATCAAGGTGATCGACCTGATCTGCCCGTTCGCCAAGGGCGGCAAAGTGGGTCTGTTCGGTGGCGCTGGCGTGGGCAAGACCGTGAACATGATGGAACTCATCAACAACATCGCCAAGGCCCACAGTGGTCTGTCGGTGTTCGCCGGTGTGGGTGAGCGCACCCGTGAAGGCAACGACTTCTATCACGAGATGGCCGACTCCGGCGTCGTGAATCTGGAGAACCTGGGCGAGTCCAAAGTGGCCATGGTCTACGGCCAGATGAACGAGCCCCCGGGCAACCGTCTGCGCGTGGCCCTGACCGGCCTGACCATCGCCGAGTCGTTCCGCGACGAAGGCCGTGACGTGCTGTTCTTCGTGGACAACATCTACCGCTACACGCTGGCCGGTACCGAAGTGTCCGCCCTGCTGGGCCGCATGCCTTCCGCCGTGGGCTACCAGCCCACGCTGGCCGAAGAGATGGGCCGACTGCAAGAGCGGATCACGTCCACCAAGGTCGGTTCGATCACCTCCATCCAGGCCGTGTACGTGCCTGCCGATGACTTGACCGACCCGTCGCCCGCCACCACCTTCGCCCACCTGGACTCCACCGTGGTGCTGAGCCGTGACATCGCTTCGCTGGGCATCTACCCCGCGGTCGATCCGCTGGACTCCACGAGCCGCCAGCTCGACCCGCTGGTCGTGGGCCAGGAACACTACGAAACCGCTCGCGCCGTGCAGAACACCCTGCAGCGCTACAAGGAACTGCGCGACATCATCGCCATTCTGGGCATGGACGAACTGGCACCGGAAGACAAGCTGGCCGTGGCCCGCGCGCGCAAGATCCAGCGTTTCCTGTCGCAGCCGTTCCACGTCGCTGAAGTGTTCACCGGCTCGCCCGGCAAGTACGTGACCCTGGCCGAAACCATCCGTGGTTTCAAGATGATCACCGCTGGCGAGTGTGATCACCTGCCCGAGCAGGCGTTCTACATGGTCGGCACGATCGACGAAGCCTTCGAAAAGGCGAAAAAGATGGCCTGA
- a CDS encoding LemA family protein has translation MATWFAALLLSVSLTGCGYNDFQRLDEQTQSAWSEVLNQYQRRADLIPNIVATVKGEANFEQETLTRVIEARSKATSIQVTPETLNDPAAMQQFQAAQGELGSALSRLMVVVEQYPNLKANQGFSDLRVQLEGTENRITVARNRYIQTVQEYNVLSRSFPTNLTAMVFGYKPKANFQVANEAAISAPPTVDFKKP, from the coding sequence ATGGCTACTTGGTTCGCCGCCCTGCTGCTCTCCGTCAGCCTCACCGGCTGCGGGTACAACGACTTCCAGCGGCTGGACGAACAGACGCAGTCGGCCTGGTCGGAAGTGCTCAACCAGTACCAACGCCGCGCCGACCTAATCCCCAACATCGTGGCCACCGTCAAAGGCGAGGCCAACTTCGAGCAGGAGACACTCACCCGTGTGATCGAAGCGCGCTCCAAGGCCACCAGCATCCAGGTGACGCCGGAGACGCTGAACGACCCGGCCGCGATGCAGCAGTTTCAAGCCGCGCAGGGTGAACTCGGCAGCGCACTCAGCCGCCTGATGGTGGTGGTGGAGCAGTACCCCAACCTCAAGGCCAACCAGGGCTTCAGCGATTTGCGCGTGCAGCTCGAAGGCACCGAGAACCGCATCACCGTGGCACGCAACCGCTACATCCAGACCGTGCAGGAGTACAACGTGCTCTCGCGCAGCTTCCCGACCAACCTCACCGCCATGGTGTTCGGCTACAAGCCCAAGGCCAACTTCCAGGTGGCCAACGAAGCGGCGATCTCGGCACCACCCACGGTGGACTTCAAGAAGCCATGA
- a CDS encoding TPM domain-containing protein, which yields MTRFCARCLLALGLWGMLAFASAQGLVPVPALSARVIDQTATLDAASLTALEAKLAAFEQSNGSQVVVLMVPTTAPEDIADFTQRVGDAWKIGRADVGDGVLFVIAKNDRRLRIATAKALEGAIPDLLARRILDGAVTPAFRQGDYAGGINAGVDQILARIRGEELPLPDAPAAQRAAGSSDFEWMDALIFLVFAVPMLSGLLRGMFGNKLGTVLTGVGAGGLAWVLTTVVWVAIGAGLLGMLAALFMQFLPAASLGSGSGRGGRGGGWGSGGGFGGGGFGGGRGGGGFSSGGGGNFGGGGASGGW from the coding sequence ATGACGCGTTTCTGCGCCCGGTGCCTGCTGGCGCTGGGACTGTGGGGGATGCTGGCCTTCGCGTCGGCCCAGGGCCTGGTGCCGGTGCCTGCGCTCAGCGCACGCGTGATCGACCAGACCGCCACGCTGGACGCGGCGAGCCTCACCGCCCTGGAGGCCAAGCTCGCGGCCTTTGAACAATCCAACGGCTCGCAGGTGGTTGTGCTGATGGTGCCGACCACAGCGCCCGAAGACATCGCCGACTTCACCCAGCGCGTGGGCGACGCGTGGAAGATCGGCCGGGCCGACGTGGGCGACGGCGTGTTGTTCGTCATCGCCAAGAACGACCGGCGCCTGCGCATCGCCACCGCCAAGGCGCTCGAAGGTGCGATCCCCGACTTGTTGGCGCGCCGCATCCTGGATGGCGCCGTGACACCCGCGTTTCGGCAAGGCGACTACGCCGGCGGCATCAACGCCGGCGTCGACCAGATCCTGGCGCGCATCCGAGGTGAAGAGCTGCCGCTGCCCGACGCCCCGGCGGCGCAGCGCGCGGCCGGATCCAGCGACTTCGAGTGGATGGACGCGCTGATCTTCCTGGTATTCGCGGTGCCCATGTTGTCCGGTCTGCTGCGCGGCATGTTCGGCAACAAGCTCGGCACCGTGCTCACTGGCGTGGGCGCGGGCGGTCTGGCCTGGGTGCTCACCACCGTGGTGTGGGTGGCCATCGGCGCCGGCCTGCTCGGCATGCTGGCGGCGCTGTTCATGCAGTTCCTGCCAGCCGCCTCCCTGGGCAGTGGCTCGGGCCGGGGTGGCCGCGGCGGGGGGTGGGGTAGCGGGGGTGGATTCGGCGGCGGAGGCTTCGGTGGTGGCCGCGGTGGTGGCGGGTTCAGCTCTGGCGGCGGTGGCAACTTTGGAGGCGGGGGCGCCTCGGGGGGCTGGTGA
- the atpG gene encoding F0F1 ATP synthase subunit gamma, with protein MAAGKEIRGKIKSVENTKKITKAMEMVAASKMRKAQERMRSARPYAEKVRQITGNLSRANPEYTHPFMQTNDAKVAGFVVVTTDKGLCGGLNTNVLRAVTTQLKDLQAQGQTAEVVAIGNKGLAFMNRIGAKVVSSVTGLGDTPHLDKLIGPVKTLLDAYTEGRVNAVYVCYTKFINTMKQESVVEKLLPLNAGDLQGDTTGRDWDYIYEPDAPAVIDELLLRYVEAQVYQAVAENMASEQSARMVAMKAATDNAGSVISELKLVYNKTRQAAITKELSEIVAGAAAV; from the coding sequence ATGGCAGCAGGCAAGGAAATACGCGGCAAGATCAAATCGGTGGAAAACACCAAGAAGATCACCAAAGCCATGGAAATGGTCGCCGCCTCCAAGATGCGCAAGGCGCAGGAACGCATGCGTTCGGCCCGGCCTTACGCCGAGAAGGTGCGCCAGATCACCGGCAACCTGAGCCGCGCCAACCCCGAGTACACGCACCCCTTCATGCAGACCAACGACGCCAAGGTCGCAGGTTTTGTGGTGGTGACGACCGACAAGGGTCTGTGCGGTGGTTTGAACACCAACGTGCTGCGCGCAGTGACCACCCAGCTCAAGGACCTGCAGGCGCAGGGCCAGACCGCTGAGGTGGTGGCCATCGGCAACAAGGGTCTGGCGTTCATGAACCGCATCGGTGCCAAGGTCGTGTCCAGCGTGACCGGCCTGGGCGACACGCCGCATCTGGACAAACTGATCGGCCCGGTGAAGACCCTGCTGGATGCGTACACCGAAGGCCGCGTCAACGCGGTCTACGTCTGCTACACCAAGTTCATCAACACGATGAAGCAGGAGTCGGTGGTCGAAAAGCTGTTGCCGCTCAACGCAGGTGATCTGCAGGGCGACACCACCGGACGCGATTGGGACTACATCTACGAACCCGATGCACCGGCCGTCATCGACGAGCTCCTGCTGCGCTACGTGGAAGCACAGGTCTATCAGGCCGTGGCCGAAAACATGGCGTCCGAGCAGTCAGCGCGAATGGTGGCCATGAAGGCCGCCACCGACAACGCCGGCAGCGTCATCAGCGAACTCAAGCTGGTCTACAACAAGACCCGTCAGGCAGCGATCACGAAAGAGCTTTCGGAAATCGTCGCCGGCGCCGCAGCGGTCTGA
- a CDS encoding cyclic nucleotide-binding domain-containing protein: MNHSHTTSSLMESPELAPEEVAARLLVTPSALADLTLGDALKVVGYMRPKLIKAGTVIIQEGEVRQTDYMLLVLEGDIAVENELPGLHESMVVNIMGPGHLIGEMGVLDGAPRSATCTANTNIAAAVLSRTALMRILKEDPRLGSRLLLAISKRMADRLRETTRKLKTFAQMNKALQQELQVVMNSRSPLDKRRG, encoded by the coding sequence GTGAACCACAGCCACACGACGTCATCGCTCATGGAGAGTCCAGAACTCGCACCCGAGGAGGTGGCTGCGCGTTTGCTGGTGACGCCCTCGGCACTGGCCGACCTCACACTGGGCGACGCGCTCAAGGTGGTGGGCTACATGCGGCCCAAGCTGATCAAGGCGGGCACGGTGATCATCCAGGAGGGTGAGGTCCGGCAGACCGACTACATGTTGCTGGTGCTCGAAGGCGACATTGCGGTGGAGAACGAACTGCCCGGTCTGCACGAGAGCATGGTGGTCAACATCATGGGGCCGGGTCACCTGATCGGCGAAATGGGCGTGCTCGACGGCGCGCCGCGCTCGGCCACCTGTACGGCCAACACCAACATCGCGGCCGCCGTGCTCTCGCGCACCGCGCTCATGCGCATCCTGAAGGAAGATCCGCGACTAGGCTCGCGCCTGCTGTTGGCCATTTCCAAACGCATGGCCGACCGCCTGCGCGAAACCACCCGCAAGCTCAAGACCTTTGCCCAGATGAACAAGGCCTTGCAGCAGGAACTGCAGGTGGTGATGAACAGCCGCAGCCCGCTGGACAAGCGCCGGGGCTGA
- a CDS encoding DUF2946 family protein, whose protein sequence is MDDIVKAAMAKWPNVPDCYGWLGLDARGNWYMRDDRVQAAGAFPASKGSLLQHEKLIDFIQRNYAADEQGRWFFQNGPQRVFVDLEDTPWVWRLQPDGRVLAHTGTEVQTQDSLLDESGRLYLVTDMGVGLVHSADVALAAEWIEAGRWTPAPVDHASLPQRWGFVRQPR, encoded by the coding sequence ATGGACGACATCGTCAAAGCCGCCATGGCCAAGTGGCCCAACGTGCCCGACTGCTACGGTTGGCTGGGGCTGGACGCGCGCGGCAACTGGTACATGCGCGACGACCGCGTGCAGGCCGCTGGCGCCTTTCCGGCGAGCAAGGGTTCGCTGCTCCAGCACGAGAAGCTCATCGACTTCATCCAGCGCAACTACGCGGCCGACGAACAAGGTCGGTGGTTCTTTCAGAACGGACCGCAGCGTGTGTTCGTGGACCTGGAAGACACGCCCTGGGTCTGGCGCCTGCAGCCCGACGGCCGCGTGCTCGCGCACACCGGCACCGAGGTGCAGACGCAGGACAGCCTGCTGGACGAATCCGGCAGGCTGTACCTGGTCACCGACATGGGCGTGGGGCTGGTGCACAGCGCCGATGTGGCGCTGGCAGCCGAGTGGATCGAGGCCGGGCGCTGGACCCCGGCCCCGGTTGATCACGCCTCGCTGCCGCAGCGGTGGGGGTTTGTCCGGCAGCCTCGGTAG